The following are encoded together in the Brassica napus cultivar Da-Ae chromosome A9, Da-Ae, whole genome shotgun sequence genome:
- the LOC106432014 gene encoding myelin transcription factor 1 gives MPKEEEGDEQPCSCGESWILAQFDLSSSALSPDQYYHQPYPSPRKVGPLHRTASFQSPRASVSFAGPRQEEEDRDDVYKDDKRFVHTVSLNGILVIVTFDFAGNIIDNDHHQQLINGSENNSAAAASSRWNPTPEQITALEEIYRRGTRTPTTEQIQQIASKLSKYGRIEGKNVFYWFQNHKSRERLKRRRCEGDNDINSVHEPLKDVKDSSSGGYRVDQTKIYASFPHTNQQPQNELVLPNLINNEDHCQTEESERASDAGKEAMCGNLVASFVNQEPGEINIEEDGYNVRGEVQEEEEEEEEEEEEEEEEEEEEEEEEEEEEEEEEEEEERRREEEEEEEEEEEEEEEEEEEEEEEEEEEEEEKKKKKKKKKKKRKQGRSEL, from the exons AtgccaaaagaagaagaaggagacgaGCAGCCATGTTCTTGTGGGGAATCTTGGATCCTTGCTCAGTTTGATTTGTCTTCATCAGCTCTTTCTCCTGATCAGTATTATCACCAACCCTACCCTTCACCAAGGAAGGTTGGTCCTCTCCACAGAACAGCCTCGTTTCAGTCCCCCAGAGCCTCTGTGTCATTCGCAGGTCCacgtcaagaagaagaagacagagaTGATGTTTATAAAGACGACAAGAGATTTGTTCACACAG TTTCCTTAAATGGCATTTTGGTTATTGTTACGTTTGATTTTGCAGGCAATATTATCGACAACGATCATCATCAACAGCTCATTAACGGCTCAGAAAATAACTCGGCGGCGGCTGCGTCGTCGAGATGGAATCCTACGCCGGAGCAGATCACAGCGCTGGAAGAGATATACAGAAGGGGAACACGGACGCCTACGACAGAACAAATCCAACAGATAGCATCTAAGCTCAGTAAGTATGGCAGAATCGAGGGCAAAAACGTTTTCTATTGGTTTCAGAACCACAAGTCTAGAGAGAGACTTAAGCGACGCCGTTGTGAAGGAGATAATGATATTAACAGCGTTCATGAACCACTTAAAGACGTCAAGGATTCATCATCAG GTGGTTATCGAGTTGATCAGACAAAGATCTATGCATCTTTTCCACACACAAACCAACAACCACAG AATGAATTAGTTCTGCCTAATCTAATCAATAATGAAGATCACTGTCAGACTGAAGAATCAGAAAGGGCATCGGATGCAGGCAAAGAAGCCATGTGTGGAAATCTTGTTGCTTCATTCGTAAATCAAGAACCAGGAGAGATTAATATCGAAGAAGATGGATACAATGTCAGGGGAGAagtacaagaagaagaagaagaagaagaagaagaagaagaagaagaagaagaagaagaagaagaagaagaagaagaagaagaagaagaagaagaagaagaagaagaagaagaagaaagaagaagagaagaagaagaagaagaagaagaagaagaagaagaagaagaagaagaagaagaagaagaagaagaagaagaagaagaagaagaagaagagaagaagaagaagaagaagaagaagaagaagaagaggaaacaagGGAGATCCGAACTTTAA
- the LOC125578293 gene encoding 40S ribosomal protein S12-1-like, whose protein sequence is MDLLTALELTLRKARAHGGVVRGLHECAKLIEKRSAQLCVLAEDCNQPDYVKLVKALCADHNINLLTVPNAKTLGEWAGLCKIDSEVNASKVVGCLCLVVTGKSLLLFFNVSRCDWHVFGDLFVMLLPLNTSFKHLSM, encoded by the exons ATGGATCTGTTAACTGCATTGGAGCTGACACTAAGGAAGGCTCGTGCTCACGGTGGTGTGGTTCGTGGTCTCCATGAATGCGCTAAGCTTATTGAGAAGCGGTCTGCTCAGCTCTGTGTCTTGGCTGAAGACTGCAACCAGCCTGATTACGTCAAGCTTGTTAAAGCTCTTTGTGCTGATCACAACATCAACTTGCTTACGGTTCCGAATGCTAAAACCCTCGGTGAATGGGCTGGT CTTTGCAAGATTGATTCAGAAGTTAATGCGAGCAAGGTTGTTGGATGCTTGTGCCTTGTAGTCACGGGaaagagtcttcttcttttttttaacgtctCTCGATGTGATTGGCATGTTTTTGGTGATTTATTTGTTATGTTGTTGCCGTTGAATACAAGTTTTAAACATCTCTCGATGTGA
- the LOC106449265 gene encoding MLP-like protein 328 — MATSGTYVTEVPLKGSAEKHYKRWKSENHRFPDAIGHHIQGVTVLEGDWDSHGSIKIWNYTCDGKPEVFKERREIDDENNAVTVRGLEGHVMETLKLYDTTIQFIQKSPDDIVCKITMVWEKRTDDSPEPINYMKLVTSMVADMDNHVLKA, encoded by the exons ATGGCGACGTCAGGAACATATGTAACAGAGGTTCCGTTGAAAGGATCAGCAGAGAAACACTACAAAAGGTGGAAGAGTGAGAACCACCGCTTTCCAGACGCCATAGGCCATCACATCCAAGGTGTCACAGTCCTCGAAGGCGATTGGGACTCTCATGGATCCATCAAGATTTGGAACTACACATGCG ATGGGAAACCGGAAGTGTTTaaggagaggagagagatagACGATGAGAATAATGCGGTCACGGTCAGAGGTCTTGAAGGCCACGTGATGGAGACTCTTAAGCTGTATGACACCACCATTCAGTTCATTCAAAAATCGCCTGATGATATCGTTTGCAAGATCACTATGGTCTGGGAGAAGCGAACCGATGACTCACCTGAGCCCATTAACTACATGAAGTTGGTCACGAGCATGGTTGCTGATATGGACAACCACGTCCTCAAAGCTTAA
- the LOC106449263 gene encoding protein C2-DOMAIN ABA-RELATED 10 isoform X2, whose product MDQKPLGLLTIHVKRGINLAIRDHRSSDPYVVITVAEQTVFDWDKFTGDDKMGDANIDIQPYLDALKMGMELLRLPNGCAIKRVQPSRLNCLSDESSIVWNNGKITQDMILRLNNVECGEIEIMLEWHEGAGCRGVTSSSKGGVSSST is encoded by the exons ATGGATCAAAAGCCTCTCGGATTGCTAACGATTCACGTCAAAAGAGGTATCAATCTCGCCATTCGCGACCACAGAAGCAGCGATCCTTATGTTGTCATCACCGTCGCCGAACAG ACAGTGTTTGACTGGGACAAGTTCACTGGAGACGACAAAATGGGAGATGCAAACATAGACATTCAACCATACTTAGATGCTCTCAAAATGGGGATGGAGCTTCTTAGGCTTCCTAATGGATGTGCTATCAAGAGGGTTCAGCCATCGAGGCTGAATTGTTTATCAGATGAAAGTAGCATTGTTTGGAACAATGGTAAGATCACGCAAGACATGATCCTGAGGCTTAACAATGTCGAGTGCGGGGAGATTGAGATCATGCTTGAATGGCATGAAGGTGCTGGTTGCAGAGGTGTCACTTCCTCTTCCAAAGGAGGAGTCTCTTCCTCTACCTAA
- the LOC106449263 gene encoding protein C2-DOMAIN ABA-RELATED 10 isoform X1 — MDQKPLGLLTIHVKRGINLAIRDHRSSDPYVVITVAEQTLKTRVIKKNCNPVWNEEMTVAIKDPNVPIRLTVFDWDKFTGDDKMGDANIDIQPYLDALKMGMELLRLPNGCAIKRVQPSRLNCLSDESSIVWNNGKITQDMILRLNNVECGEIEIMLEWHEGAGCRGVTSSSKGGVSSST, encoded by the exons ATGGATCAAAAGCCTCTCGGATTGCTAACGATTCACGTCAAAAGAGGTATCAATCTCGCCATTCGCGACCACAGAAGCAGCGATCCTTATGTTGTCATCACCGTCGCCGAACAG ACATTGAAAACACGTGTGATAAAGAAAAACTGCAATCCAGTATGGAATGAAGAAATGACTGTTGCAATCAAAGATCCCAATGTCCCTATCCGCTTG ACAGTGTTTGACTGGGACAAGTTCACTGGAGACGACAAAATGGGAGATGCAAACATAGACATTCAACCATACTTAGATGCTCTCAAAATGGGGATGGAGCTTCTTAGGCTTCCTAATGGATGTGCTATCAAGAGGGTTCAGCCATCGAGGCTGAATTGTTTATCAGATGAAAGTAGCATTGTTTGGAACAATGGTAAGATCACGCAAGACATGATCCTGAGGCTTAACAATGTCGAGTGCGGGGAGATTGAGATCATGCTTGAATGGCATGAAGGTGCTGGTTGCAGAGGTGTCACTTCCTCTTCCAAAGGAGGAGTCTCTTCCTCTACCTAA
- the BNAA09G18690D gene encoding uncharacterized protein At4g22758 yields the protein MVYNKQKKAHKSKINKFLVSISFIGSAGPIRFVVKEDETVSHVIEYALKCYAREGRLPLLGSDSSYFLLYCPYCAAEAFNPCGKIGSIGSRNFVLSKKSDAQSLGDSVGTTTRKISGRWKAWLNKSLGLMDPSH from the exons atGGTGTATAACAAGCAGAAGAAAGCCCATAAATCTAAGATAAACAAATTCCTCGTTAGCATCAGTTTCATAGGAAGTGCTGGACCCATTCGTTTTGTTGTCAAAGAAGATGAAACTGTTTCACACGTGATTGAGTATGCTCTCAAATGCTACGCCCGTGAAGGCAGGCTTCCACTTCTCGGATCAGATTCCAGCTATTTCCTACTTTACTGTCCTTACTGTGCAGCTGAAG CATTCAATCCATGTGGTAAAATCGGGTCAATCGGATCGAGGAACTTCGTTTTGTCTAAGAAGTCAGATGCTCAAAGCCTTGGAGACTCCGTGGGCACAACAACTAGGAAGATCTCTGGGAGGTGGAAGGCTTGGCTCAACAAGTCTCTTGGCCTTATGGATCCTTCTCATTAA